TGAAATAGAACCCTTGGGAGGAGCCGAACTAGCAGCAGAACTTGGCTGTGTTTCAGCAGACCATCTAGTAGGAACAAGCGAAGAAGGTATGAAAAAAATGTCTGAAAAAAATGTCGTTGCAACCCTTCTCCCTACTACAACTTTTTACTTGCAAAGTAACAAATATGCAAACGCTCGAAAAATGATAGATTTGGGATTACCAATATCTTTATCAACTGATTATAATCCAGGAAGCTCTCCAACGGAAAACTTACAACTCGTAATGAGTTTTGGAGCTATCAAAATGAACATGACACCCAAAGAAATAATAACTTCAGTAACAATAAACGCTGCATCAGCTCTTAAACTGGAAGATAAAGTAGGTAGTTTGGAAGTTGGGAAAAAAGCAGATATAATAATCTTTGATGTTCCAAATTTAGATTATCTAATATATCACTTTGGTGTTAACCATACTGAAACTGTTATAAAAAATGGCAAAGTATATAATATAACCTAATTCTATTTCCTATTCTCCGTATTAGAACATAATTGATTGTCGTTGAAAGAGAGAACTGGTTGAATCATATTAAGCAGAAACATAAGAGGGTTTTAGTATCTTATACTGGACTATGAAAGAAGGGGAAAAATGAATATATTATTTATGAACAAATTGAATTCATATTGGAAAGATAAAATCATAGAAATAAAAAAATTATTTCCAGAAACAGAGTTTATTAATTGGCAAGATGTAAAAGACTTACCAGAAATCATAAATAAAGTTGATGCTGTGGTATACGGGGAGAACCTTACTGAAAGTTTATTAAAAAAGTTTGAGAATTTAAAAGTTATCTTTGTTCCTTATGCTGGAGTTAATCAACTACCGTTAGAATTGTTGAAAGAAAAAGGAATTATGGTTTCAAATAGTCACGGTAACGCACGTGTTGTTGCTGAAAAAGCTTTGTCTTTAGCTTTTGCTCTTCTGGGTAAGATTGTCGTATATCACAAAGATTTGGAAAAAGGAATTTGGCATGGATTTAGTGCTGGGGAAAGTGTAAAAAATTCGTGGGTATCAATACAAAGTAAAAGATGTGGGGTTTTAGGGTTAGGAAACATTGGAAGAAACCTTGCACAAATGTTGAAAGCCTTTGATTGCAGAGTGATTGGTTATAAGCGAAATTTAGAAATGAAAATTGATTATGTAGATGAAATAACTGATGATTTAAATTATGTGATTCAAAATAGCGATATTATTTTCGTGACTTTACCTTTAACAAAATACACAAAAGGGCTTATAAATCAAGAGGCTTTTTCGAAGATGCAAGGAAAATATTTAATCAATGTTGGAAGAGGAGATGTAATAGATCAAAAGGCTTTGTATGATGCATTAGCCTCAAAAACAATAGCTGGTGCTGCCATAGATGTTTGGTACAATTATCCATCAAAAGATAAACCTTGCATATTACCTTCTAATTATCCTATTCACAACTTTGATAACGTAGTACTGTCTCCTCACGTTGCAGGATACAATACAGATGCTACTAAGTATAGTATAGATAGAACTATAGAAAACATCAAAAGTTTTTTAGAAAATGGGGAGCCAAAAGATCTAATCGATTTGGAATATGGGTATTAGTTTTCTTACAATATAGCTAATAATAATGCTCCAACAAAAAACAGAATTTTTAATATATCGGCTGCTTTTGTATAAAAAGTTAAATTTTCGTTGGGATTGGCAAAAAGAATTCCACTTTTTTCTTCTTTAACTTCAAACTGATTAGTTATTCTTCCGTATTTATCAATAGATCCAGTTATGCCTGTATTAGAAACTTGAATAAAATCTCTTCTTGTTTCAACTGCTCTAAAAACACCTTGACTAAAATGCTGAAATAAAGCTGTTTTTGAGTTAAACCACCCATCGTTTGTTATTGATATTAAAACATTAGCTCCATTTTTTACTTGATTTATTGATATTTCAGGGAAATAAGTTTCAAAACAGATTTGAACGCCAAGTTTGTTTTCATTTATCTCAAAAGTATTGAATTCTTCTCCCGGGGTATAAAAACTTAATAATTTAAAAGCATCGAAATTACCGAATAATGTATCATAAGGCAAAAACTCAGCAAAAGGGGTTAATTTTATTTTGTCGTAAGTATTAACCAGTGAACCATGTTCATTGTACATCCATGCAGAATTATAATAATTTTCTCCTTCTTTTCTGGGAGATCCGTAAATTACAGGTTTGTATAGATTTTGAATATCCCTAGTTATAAAAGTTATTATATCGCTGCTTGATATATCTTGTAAAAAAGCTGACTCTGGGAATACCACTAGATCTACATCTCTGTTTTGAAACTCTTGAATATTTTTTGAAAAGGTTGCATATTCTTCCTGAATATTTGATGTATATTTAATTTCTTGAGGGACATTAGTTTGAACAACTCCTATTTTTATAGAGCCGTTTGAATAGTTTATATCTGGTAAATACCTTACTATAGCAAAATTAATAAGATAAACCGCAGTAAATATCATAAGTATTTTTGGAATCTTTTCCCTTGAACTATCAAAAGCTAGCAAAGAGTTAACTAGAACTATTAAAAAAGTTAAGCCAATAGAGCCAAAAATAGAAGCAAGTTGTATTATTCCAGTATGATCGTATA
The DNA window shown above is from Petrotoga sp. 9PW.55.5.1 and carries:
- a CDS encoding 2-hydroxyacid dehydrogenase, yielding MNILFMNKLNSYWKDKIIEIKKLFPETEFINWQDVKDLPEIINKVDAVVYGENLTESLLKKFENLKVIFVPYAGVNQLPLELLKEKGIMVSNSHGNARVVAEKALSLAFALLGKIVVYHKDLEKGIWHGFSAGESVKNSWVSIQSKRCGVLGLGNIGRNLAQMLKAFDCRVIGYKRNLEMKIDYVDEITDDLNYVIQNSDIIFVTLPLTKYTKGLINQEAFSKMQGKYLINVGRGDVIDQKALYDALASKTIAGAAIDVWYNYPSKDKPCILPSNYPIHNFDNVVLSPHVAGYNTDATKYSIDRTIENIKSFLENGEPKDLIDLEYGY
- the lnt gene encoding apolipoprotein N-acyltransferase, translating into MNYLLTLASGILTGLAMPGNLFSFLIWISMVPFLKNMANSKTHYERLFHTLIYSSSMLVTTLWWLLPTLSKNIPQILNNYPPFIGFLGFIGMIVLLIIPYLLIWLLAELYHRKDRNYNYLSLVFFYSFAYTSAEILRGFGDLAFMGGNLSYALYDHTGIIQLASIFGSIGLTFLIVLVNSLLAFDSSREKIPKILMIFTAVYLINFAIVRYLPDINYSNGSIKIGVVQTNVPQEIKYTSNIQEEYATFSKNIQEFQNRDVDLVVFPESAFLQDISSSDIITFITRDIQNLYKPVIYGSPRKEGENYYNSAWMYNEHGSLVNTYDKIKLTPFAEFLPYDTLFGNFDAFKLLSFYTPGEEFNTFEINENKLGVQICFETYFPEISINQVKNGANVLISITNDGWFNSKTALFQHFSQGVFRAVETRRDFIQVSNTGITGSIDKYGRITNQFEVKEEKSGILFANPNENLTFYTKAADILKILFFVGALLLAIL